A single genomic interval of Chloroflexota bacterium harbors:
- a CDS encoding acetylxylan esterase produces the protein MSVSSRPYIDPVEGLIARAKATAAPLALPSTAAEWRAWHERTLIQVREMIGPYPDPVPLNVEVVERHDEGSYVREKVLYDSEAFATVPAWLFTPKDIKDGERRPAILCAHGHGRGKDDPAGILPPPDDPNYAQQKERQSGVNYAQQLAERGYVCLAPDWRGFGERQGPREWRRDSRDGCNALYLGYGYLGFQLLALDIWDGMRGIDLLQGLPNVDPDRIGMIGLSFGGTMTTYLSALDERVRCADIVCYLSTLEDAIGHRGRGNTCGSQFARGLLTFGDIASVAGLIAPRPCLVEVGELDDCFVKDDALRCYADVERIFAAAGVADRLDLDLHPGGHAFSGAKAFDWFDRWL, from the coding sequence ATGAGTGTCAGTTCGCGACCGTACATCGATCCCGTGGAAGGACTGATTGCCCGCGCCAAAGCGACGGCGGCGCCCCTGGCGCTGCCGTCTACTGCGGCGGAGTGGCGCGCGTGGCATGAGCGTACGTTGATCCAGGTGCGAGAGATGATCGGCCCGTATCCCGATCCCGTGCCGCTCAATGTCGAGGTGGTCGAGCGCCACGACGAGGGCAGCTACGTGCGGGAGAAGGTCCTTTACGACAGCGAGGCCTTTGCCACCGTGCCCGCCTGGCTCTTCACGCCCAAGGACATCAAGGATGGCGAACGGCGGCCGGCCATCCTCTGTGCCCACGGTCACGGACGTGGCAAGGATGACCCCGCAGGTATCTTGCCTCCACCGGACGATCCCAACTATGCGCAACAGAAGGAACGGCAGTCCGGCGTCAACTACGCCCAGCAGCTTGCCGAGCGCGGCTACGTCTGCCTGGCGCCCGACTGGCGCGGCTTTGGCGAGCGTCAGGGTCCGCGCGAGTGGCGGCGCGACTCTCGCGATGGCTGCAACGCGCTCTATCTGGGCTACGGCTACCTGGGGTTCCAGTTACTCGCGCTCGACATCTGGGACGGCATGCGCGGCATCGACCTGCTTCAGGGTCTGCCAAATGTAGACCCCGATCGCATCGGCATGATCGGCCTCTCCTTCGGTGGCACGATGACCACCTATCTGTCGGCCCTGGACGAACGCGTTCGCTGCGCCGACATCGTTTGCTACCTCAGCACGTTAGAGGACGCCATCGGCCATCGCGGTCGGGGCAACACCTGCGGCTCGCAATTCGCCCGCGGCCTGCTGACCTTTGGCGACATTGCGTCCGTGGCCGGTCTCATTGCGCCGCGCCCGTGCCTCGTGGAGGTTGGCGAACTGGACGACTGTTTTGTGAAAGACGATGCACTGCGCTGTTATGCTGACGTGGAACGCATCTTCGCCGCAGCCGGCGTTGCCGATAGACTGGACTTGGACCTGCATCCCGGCGGCCATGCTTTCAGCGGCGCCAAGGCGTTCGATTGGTTCGACCGTTGGCTGTAG
- a CDS encoding phytanoyl-CoA dioxygenase family protein, protein MAQVQELGTAAELKFDQYEGDPYKEQLYRFDNSATGIASIDEFSDEHVAFYRETGFLVIQGVFTDREVESALAGFTDLVIGKHADFVGVQFEAASKKYVRTLPPERQLDCVRKLQHFVEFEPRMKAMAWHRNLQRVVSRLLEAEPELFADQALSKPPGIGREKPWHQDHAFFNLPMGTPIVGTWTALDAATLENGCMHVKPGTHKEGPVVHFRRRDWQICDEHLDLNRDVAVPLPPGGVLFFDGLMHHGTPANRSESRRRALQFHFIPAGTEKTEQEERMAVFGSEGKDVNC, encoded by the coding sequence ATGGCACAAGTTCAGGAACTGGGAACCGCCGCAGAACTCAAGTTCGACCAGTATGAGGGCGATCCCTACAAAGAGCAACTCTATCGCTTCGACAACAGCGCCACCGGGATAGCCAGCATCGATGAATTCTCCGATGAGCACGTGGCGTTCTATCGGGAAACCGGCTTCCTGGTCATTCAGGGAGTGTTTACCGACCGGGAGGTAGAATCGGCATTGGCTGGCTTTACGGATCTCGTAATCGGCAAGCACGCCGATTTTGTGGGCGTGCAGTTTGAGGCTGCCTCCAAGAAATACGTCCGTACCTTGCCGCCAGAGCGGCAACTCGATTGCGTGCGCAAACTCCAGCACTTTGTCGAGTTTGAGCCGCGTATGAAAGCGATGGCGTGGCATCGCAATTTACAGCGCGTTGTCAGCCGCCTGCTGGAAGCCGAGCCGGAACTCTTTGCCGACCAGGCCCTGAGCAAGCCCCCGGGCATCGGACGTGAAAAGCCCTGGCACCAAGACCACGCCTTCTTCAACTTGCCGATGGGCACGCCGATTGTCGGCACGTGGACGGCGCTGGACGCGGCTACGCTCGAGAATGGCTGCATGCACGTGAAGCCCGGCACCCATAAAGAAGGCCCGGTAGTGCATTTTCGGCGGCGCGATTGGCAGATTTGCGACGAACACCTTGACCTCAACCGCGACGTAGCGGTGCCGCTGCCACCCGGCGGCGTGCTCTTCTTCGACGGCCTTATGCACCACGGCACGCCGGCAAACCGCAGCGAGAGCCGGCGCCGGGCGCTCCAATTCCACTTCATTCCCGCCGGCACCGAGAAGACCGAGCAGGAAGAACGCATGGCGGTGTTTGGGAGTGAGGGCAAAGACGTTAATTGCTAG